A single region of the Brachypodium distachyon strain Bd21 chromosome 3, Brachypodium_distachyon_v3.0, whole genome shotgun sequence genome encodes:
- the LOC100843372 gene encoding protein PHYLLO, chloroplastic isoform X1, with protein MLAVSGSPRFPLPFLPVPNPRPPIAYHLRRYCLYRHRLRRQCRGGGLPLRHLCAVARRPTGIVIDVDRVDDVGDRDLPVDISFVRRLPPALTLADGIATLRRAAQEVKASPPAVGSGVIRFEVLVPPGTKALKWLCSQFRGSSLFPQFYLSRKLSSDPPIELQICGVGSALCLHGSSEVKNGCDLISRYLSFDSDLIRAYGAVGMKYDKEILSIEEKSGSFYFFIPQVELSEYDGYSVLSSTIIWDHSVSHTFEDSVCLFESCFNQVCGSYDSSASICYDNMMTSYIGDSYLLETGNAQLVNLSAYLNYFGDDIHLNWSTFQVYLDTEVLAKVDAKTSMQKEKFLTSEKSFICFSSEFLFSANVDLRSQMYKTESFIRSGSNINSAWASLIVEECVRLGLTYFCIAPGSRSSPLALSATGHPLTTCISCYDERSLGFHALGYGRGSRKPAVVITSSGTAVSNLLPSVVEASQDFIPILLLTADRPPELHDAGANQAINQVNHFGNFVRYFFNLPPPGDQIYARMVLTTVDSAAYNATQAPQGPVHINCAFREPLDHSSQNWSFDCLRGLDRWFRNDEPYTRYLGMKMVSAFGNYSSSVVEVLDIIKKAKQGLLLVGAIHTEDDMWAVALLARHLSWPVAADILSGLRMRKVLNSFPGLAKRILFIDHIDQILLSDSVKSWLNPDVILQIGSRITSKRVEMFLESCFPSSYILIDTHPCRHDPSHVVTHRIQTSVAEFAASLCQFNLQRKTSRWQDILMVLNSVVSQEIMFHVHSEFSLTEPYVAHVIGEALYGDAIMFIGNSMVIRDLNMFGKSWLDHTTNGGNAMMHNFPDFVGATVAGNRGASGIDGLLSTAIGFAVGSNKHVFCVVGDISFLHDTNGLSLLNQRAQRKPMTVIVINNHGGAIFSLLPVAKTTSPEILQKFFYTSHDISISKLCAAHRVNHFLVQTKAELHDTLVKTRAEHVDCVVEVENCIDENANFHRIISMFADNTATHYLDYLLRDPYSWTSSDLDDMHINKIHAMEYMLYRIQLSAPRTSGISDSSFFHEGFILKLCMDDSIIGFGEVAPIEIHEEEMIDVEEQLRFLFHKVKDCDLNIVPLLRGSFSNWIWESLGIPPSSVFPSVKCGLEMAILNLLASRQKCRLSEILTGPNPLLRDQSLVEYNRNSSESIQICALLDSNDTPMEVALAVAKLVAEGFTTVKLKVGRRESPTEDAAVIQKIREVVGYNINIRADANRKWTYEQAIEFGSRVKSLCLQYIEEPVSSVNDLIAFCETSGLPVALDESIDGLKGDPIHKLHQFVHPGIVAVVIKPSIVGGFESAAHIAKWAHMHDKMAVISSAYESSVGLATYIQFAYYVDRQNDLVSRIKKSDSCGSVAHGLGTYQWLREDVSEQKLKIHISPIGDGMRASVQDANGYLQHLSINNQKIERTYSEEKLRSYSIRVDGDDFSYVVRLQEAGDCTNDKIVLFLHGFLGTSEDWTPMMKALSPSARVISVDLPGHGRSQILQHDGVNSSQLSFTIQSVADLLLKLICRITDGEVVVVGYSMGARIALHMALNQNNKVSGAVLISGNPGLRHEVSRRRRAAIDKSRAQLLLSYGLECFLETWYSGKMWASLREHPQFDSLVRTRRKHGNIKDLSKVLADSSIGIQKSLWEDLKHMERPLLIVAGEKDLKFKEIAGQMCREIRMCEECEADCGNRQELCEMIIVPESGHAVHVENPLYLVRAVRKFLLKLL; from the exons ATGCTCGCCGTCTCCGGCTCTCCCCGCTTCCCCCTTCCATTCCTCCCCGTCCCGAACCCCCGCCCTCCTATCGCCtaccacctccgccgctactGCCTCTACAGACACCGCTTGCGCCGCCaatgccgcggcggcggcctacCCCTCCGGCATCTCTGCGCCGTCGCCAGGCGACCCACGGGCATCGTGATCGACGTCGACAGGGTGGACGATGTCGGCGACCGGGACCTCCCCGTGGACATATCATTCGTCCGgaggctcccgccggcgctCACCCTAGCGGACGGCATTGCCACGCTGCGCCGGGCCGCCCAGGAGGTGAAGGCCAGCCCGCCTGCTGTCGGGAGCGGCGTGATCCGGTTCGAG GTACTTGTTCCACCTGGTACGAAGGCACTCAAGTGGTTGTGTTCTCAGTTTAGGGGATCATCATTGTTCCCTCAGTTCTATCTATCAAGGAAGCTGAGCTCCGATCCACCCATTGAACTTCAAATATGTGGCGTTGGTTCTGCACTTTGCTTGCATGGTTCCTCTGAAGTGAAAAATGGATGTGATTTAATATCAAG ATACCTTTCATTTGATTCAGACTTGATAAGAGCTTATGGAGCAGTAGGCATGAAGTATGACAAGGAAATATTGTCAATAGAGGAAAAATCTGGTTCATTTTACTTTTTCATTCCTCAG GTTGAGTTGAGTGAATATGATGGCTATTCTGTGCTATCATCAACAATCATTTGGGATCATTCTGTATCTCATACATTTGAGGATTCAGTTTGTTTATTTGAATCTTGTTTTAATCAG GTATGTGGTAGCTACGATTCTTCAGCTAGCATCTGTTACGACAATATGATGACAAGTTACATTGGAGACTCATATTTATTAGAGACTGGAAATGCTCAGTTGGTAAATCTTTCTGCATATCTTAACTACTTTGGTGACGATATTCATCTCAA ttgGTCAACTTTCCAGGTATACTTGGATACCGAAGTCCTTGCCAAAGTAGATGCCAAAACTAGCATGCAAAAG GAGAAATTTCTGACCTCCGAGAAGTCATTTATTTGCTTTTCATCAGAATTCCTATTTTCTGCAAACGTG GACCTACGTTCACAAATGTACAAAACCGAATCTTTCATTAGGAGCGGCTCTAATATCAATTCAGCATGGGCATCTCTTATAGTTGAAGAATGTGTCAGGCTTGGTCTCACG TACTTCTGTATAGCTCCAGGGTCAAGGTCATCCCCACTTGCACTTTCTGCCACAGGCCATCCTTTGACAACTTGCATATCATGTTATGACGAACGTTCACTTGGATTTCATGCTCTTGGCTATGGGAGAGGTTCTAGAAAGCCCGCAGTAGTAATTACATCATCAGGAACTGCTGTATCGAATCTTCTCCCTTCG GTGGTGGAGGCAAGTCAAGATTTCATACCCATTCTATTACTCACGGCTGATCGTCCTCCTGAGCTGCATGATGCTGGAGCCAACCAAGCAATTAATCAG GTCAATCATTTTGGTAACTTTgtaagatatttttttaatctccCTCCACCTGGTGATCAGATTTATGCCAGAATGGTTCTTACAACAGTTGATTCAGCAGCGTACAATGCAACACAAGCACCACAAGGTCCAGTGCATATAAACTGTGCTTTCAGAGAACCACTAGACCACAGCAGTCAAAATTGGAGTTTTGATTGTTTAAGAGGGTTGGACAGGTGGTTTAGAAATGATGAACCATATACTAGATACCTAGGAATGAAAATGGTCTCTGCATTTGGTAATTATTCTAGTTCTGTAGTAGAGGTTCTAGATATTATAAAGAAGGCAAAGCAAGGGCTTCTGTTGGTTGGAGCTATTCATACAGAAGATGACATGTGGGCTGTGGCTTTACTAGCTAGGCACCTCTCCTGGCCAGTTGCCGCTGACATTCTTTCTGGACTGCGAATGAGGAAAGTACTAAATTCATTTCCAGGACTTGCTAAGAGAATTTTGTTTATAGATCACATAGACCAAATTCTACTGTCAGATTCTGTCAAAAGCTGGTTAAATCCAGATGTTATCTTGCAG ATTGGAAGTCGCATTACTAGCAAGCGCGTGGAAATGTTCCTTGAGTCTTGCTTCCCATCTTCTTACATCTTGATTGATACACATCCGTGCCGCCATGATCCTTCACATGTTGTCACTCATAGAATCCAGACTAGTGTAGCTGAATTTGCTGCTAGTTTGTGCCAATTTAATTTACAAAGGAAGACAAGCAGATGGCAGGATATTTTGATGGTCCTGAATTCAGTG GTTTCACAGGAGATTATGTTTCATGTACATTCAGAGTTCTCACTTACAGAACCATATGTTGCTCATGTAATCGGAGAGGCACTTTATGGTGATGCTATCATGTTTATTGGGAATAGCATGGTCATTCGGGACTTGAACATGTTCGGGAAGAGCTGGCTTGACCACACCACCAACGGTGGTAATGCGATGATGCATAATTTTCCAGACTTTGTTGGTGCAACGGTGGCTGGGAACAGAGGAGCAAGTGGTATCGACGGTTTGCTTAGCACAGCAATTGGATTTGCTGTTGGatcaaacaagcat GTATTCTGTGTGGTTGGTGACATATCTTTTCTTCATGATACGAATGGATTGTCACTTCTCAACCAAAG GGCCCAGAGGAAACCCATGACTGTAATTGTAATCAACAACCACGGTGGTGCAATCTTCAGCCTTCTACCAGTTGCAAAAACTACTTCCCCCGAAATTTTGCAGAAATTCTTTTACACCTCACATGACATATCGATTTCCAAACTCTGTGCTGCACACAG GGTGAACCattttttagttcaaacaaaagcAGAACTTCATGATACCTTGGTGAAGACCCGTGCAGAACATGTTGATTGTGTGGTGGAAGTAGAGAACTGCATTGATGAAAATGCCAACTTCCATAG aaTTATAAGTATGTTTGCAGACAATACTGCAACCCACTATCTGGATTATCTTCTCAGAGATCCATATTCCTGGACTTCGAGTGATTTAGATGACATGCATATCAACAAAATTCATGCAATGGAATACATGTTGTACAG AATCCAGCTTTCTGCACCTCGTACTTCAGGGATTTCAGATAGCAGTTTTTTCCATGAAGGCTTTATTCTGAAGTTATGTATGGATGACAGCATTATTGGATTTGGTGAG GTTGCACCAATTGAAATTCATGAGGAAGAGATGATAGATGTTGAGGAGCAACTTAGGTTTCTCTTTCACAAAGTGAAAGATTGCGATCTAAATATTGTCCCTTTGTTGAGAGGGTCCTTCTCCAATTGGATATGGGAAAGCCTTGGGATTCCT CCTTCTTCGGTATTTCCAAGTGTTAAGTGTGGCCTGGAGATGGCCATTCTTAATTTGCTCGCGTCTCGGCAGAAGTGCAGATTATCTGAAATTCTTACTGGTCCGAACCCCTTACTAAGAGATCAAAGTTTGGTGGAATATAATCGGAACAGCTCTGAAAGCATACAAATCTGTGCACTCTTAGACTCCAATGATACTCCAATGGAGGTAGCACTTGCTGTGGCCAAACTTGTCGCTGAAGGCTTTACGACAGTGAAACTGAAG GTTGGGCGTCGTGAAAGTCCCACCGAAGATGCAGCTGTTATTCAAAAAATAAGAGAAGTTGTAgggtacaatatcaatattCGTGCTGATGCAAATCGGAAATGGACATATGAACAAGCAATTGAATTTGGATCCAGGGTTAAAAGCCTTTGTTTGCAATATATTGAG GAACCAGTGAGCTCTGTAAATGATCTCATCGCGTTCTGTGAAACCAGTGGCTTACCTGTTGCCTTAGATGAGAGTATTGACGGCCTTAAGGGGGATCCAATCCATAAGCTTCATCAATTTGTACATCCAGGAATAGTTGCTGTT GTTATAAAACCTAGTATTGTTGGCGGCTTTGAGAGTGCAGCTCATATAGCAAAATGGGCTCACATGCATGATAAGATGGCTGTCATCAGTAGTGCGTACGAGAGTTCTGTAGGTTTGGCAACCTATATACAGTTCGCATACTATGTCGACAGACAAAATGACCTAGTCTCCAGAATAAAGAAAAGTGATTCATGTGGAAGTGTGGCTCATGGGCTTGGAACATATCAATGGTTAAGAGAAGATGTATCAGAACAAAAGTTAAAAATCCACATTTCCCCGATTGGTGATGGAATGAGAGCTTCTGTACAAGATGCCAATGGCTATCTCCAGCACTTAAGTATAAACAATCAGAAGATAGAAAGAACATATAGTGAAGAAAAACTAAGGTCATATTCTATCCGAGTCGATGGGGATGATTTTTCTTATGTAGTTAGGCTTCAAGAGGCTGGCGATTGTACAAAT GATAAgattgttctttttcttcatggATTTCTTGGCACAAGTGAAGACTGGACTCCCATGATGAAAGCGCTCTCTCCCAGTGCACGGGTCATTTCTGTTGATCTTCCTGGGCATGGGAGGTCCCAAATTCTGCAGCATGATGGTGTAAATTCCAGTCAATTGTCTTTTACAATTCAATCAGTTGCAGATTTGTTGTTGAAGTTGATATGCAGGATAACTGATGGAGAGGTGGTTGTTGTTGGCTACTCAATGGGTGCAAGGATTGCGCTCCACATGGCACTAAATCAAAATAATAAG GTTAGTGGAGCTGTTTTGATATCGGGAAATCCTGGATTGAGACATGAAGTAAGTAGAAGACGCCGTGCTGCTATTGATAAATCAAGAGCTCAACTCCTGCTGTCTTATGGACTGGAATGTTTTCTCGAGACATGGTACTCCGGAAAAATGTGGGCCAG TCTAAGAGAACACCCACAATTTGATTCCCTAGTGAGGACACGAAGAAAACACGGTAACATCAAAGATCTATCTAAAGTTCTTGCTGACTCAAGCATAGGGATACAAAA GTCCCTGTGGGAAGACCTGAAACACATGGAGAGGCCTCTCCTCATCGTTGCAGGTGAGAAGGACCTAAAATTCAAAGAGATCGCGGGGCAAATGTGCAGGGAAATCAGAATGTGTGAGGAATGTGAAGCTGATTGTGGTAACAGGCAGGAGCTATGTGAAATGATCATTGTTCCGGAAAGTGGCCATGCCGTGCACGTTGAGAACCCTCTTTATCTAGTTAGAGCCGTGAGGAAGTTCTTGCTGAAGCTACTCTAA
- the LOC100843372 gene encoding protein PHYLLO, chloroplastic isoform X2: MLAVSGSPRFPLPFLPVPNPRPPIAYHLRRYCLYRHRLRRQCRGGGLPLRHLCAVARRPTGIVIDVDRVDDVGDRDLPVDISFVRRLPPALTLADGIATLRRAAQEVKASPPAVGSGVIRFEVLVPPGTKALKWLCSQFRGSSLFPQFYLSRKLSSDPPIELQICGVGSALCLHGSSEVKNGCDLISRYLSFDSDLIRAYGAVGMKYDKEILSIEEKSGSFYFFIPQVELSEYDGYSVLSSTIIWDHSVSHTFEDSVCLFESCFNQVCGSYDSSASICYDNMMTSYIGDSYLLETGNAQLVYLDTEVLAKVDAKTSMQKEKFLTSEKSFICFSSEFLFSANVDLRSQMYKTESFIRSGSNINSAWASLIVEECVRLGLTYFCIAPGSRSSPLALSATGHPLTTCISCYDERSLGFHALGYGRGSRKPAVVITSSGTAVSNLLPSVVEASQDFIPILLLTADRPPELHDAGANQAINQVNHFGNFVRYFFNLPPPGDQIYARMVLTTVDSAAYNATQAPQGPVHINCAFREPLDHSSQNWSFDCLRGLDRWFRNDEPYTRYLGMKMVSAFGNYSSSVVEVLDIIKKAKQGLLLVGAIHTEDDMWAVALLARHLSWPVAADILSGLRMRKVLNSFPGLAKRILFIDHIDQILLSDSVKSWLNPDVILQIGSRITSKRVEMFLESCFPSSYILIDTHPCRHDPSHVVTHRIQTSVAEFAASLCQFNLQRKTSRWQDILMVLNSVVSQEIMFHVHSEFSLTEPYVAHVIGEALYGDAIMFIGNSMVIRDLNMFGKSWLDHTTNGGNAMMHNFPDFVGATVAGNRGASGIDGLLSTAIGFAVGSNKHVFCVVGDISFLHDTNGLSLLNQRAQRKPMTVIVINNHGGAIFSLLPVAKTTSPEILQKFFYTSHDISISKLCAAHRVNHFLVQTKAELHDTLVKTRAEHVDCVVEVENCIDENANFHRIISMFADNTATHYLDYLLRDPYSWTSSDLDDMHINKIHAMEYMLYRIQLSAPRTSGISDSSFFHEGFILKLCMDDSIIGFGEVAPIEIHEEEMIDVEEQLRFLFHKVKDCDLNIVPLLRGSFSNWIWESLGIPPSSVFPSVKCGLEMAILNLLASRQKCRLSEILTGPNPLLRDQSLVEYNRNSSESIQICALLDSNDTPMEVALAVAKLVAEGFTTVKLKVGRRESPTEDAAVIQKIREVVGYNINIRADANRKWTYEQAIEFGSRVKSLCLQYIEEPVSSVNDLIAFCETSGLPVALDESIDGLKGDPIHKLHQFVHPGIVAVVIKPSIVGGFESAAHIAKWAHMHDKMAVISSAYESSVGLATYIQFAYYVDRQNDLVSRIKKSDSCGSVAHGLGTYQWLREDVSEQKLKIHISPIGDGMRASVQDANGYLQHLSINNQKIERTYSEEKLRSYSIRVDGDDFSYVVRLQEAGDCTNDKIVLFLHGFLGTSEDWTPMMKALSPSARVISVDLPGHGRSQILQHDGVNSSQLSFTIQSVADLLLKLICRITDGEVVVVGYSMGARIALHMALNQNNKVSGAVLISGNPGLRHEVSRRRRAAIDKSRAQLLLSYGLECFLETWYSGKMWASLREHPQFDSLVRTRRKHGNIKDLSKVLADSSIGIQKSLWEDLKHMERPLLIVAGEKDLKFKEIAGQMCREIRMCEECEADCGNRQELCEMIIVPESGHAVHVENPLYLVRAVRKFLLKLL, from the exons ATGCTCGCCGTCTCCGGCTCTCCCCGCTTCCCCCTTCCATTCCTCCCCGTCCCGAACCCCCGCCCTCCTATCGCCtaccacctccgccgctactGCCTCTACAGACACCGCTTGCGCCGCCaatgccgcggcggcggcctacCCCTCCGGCATCTCTGCGCCGTCGCCAGGCGACCCACGGGCATCGTGATCGACGTCGACAGGGTGGACGATGTCGGCGACCGGGACCTCCCCGTGGACATATCATTCGTCCGgaggctcccgccggcgctCACCCTAGCGGACGGCATTGCCACGCTGCGCCGGGCCGCCCAGGAGGTGAAGGCCAGCCCGCCTGCTGTCGGGAGCGGCGTGATCCGGTTCGAG GTACTTGTTCCACCTGGTACGAAGGCACTCAAGTGGTTGTGTTCTCAGTTTAGGGGATCATCATTGTTCCCTCAGTTCTATCTATCAAGGAAGCTGAGCTCCGATCCACCCATTGAACTTCAAATATGTGGCGTTGGTTCTGCACTTTGCTTGCATGGTTCCTCTGAAGTGAAAAATGGATGTGATTTAATATCAAG ATACCTTTCATTTGATTCAGACTTGATAAGAGCTTATGGAGCAGTAGGCATGAAGTATGACAAGGAAATATTGTCAATAGAGGAAAAATCTGGTTCATTTTACTTTTTCATTCCTCAG GTTGAGTTGAGTGAATATGATGGCTATTCTGTGCTATCATCAACAATCATTTGGGATCATTCTGTATCTCATACATTTGAGGATTCAGTTTGTTTATTTGAATCTTGTTTTAATCAG GTATGTGGTAGCTACGATTCTTCAGCTAGCATCTGTTACGACAATATGATGACAAGTTACATTGGAGACTCATATTTATTAGAGACTGGAAATGCTCAGTTG GTATACTTGGATACCGAAGTCCTTGCCAAAGTAGATGCCAAAACTAGCATGCAAAAG GAGAAATTTCTGACCTCCGAGAAGTCATTTATTTGCTTTTCATCAGAATTCCTATTTTCTGCAAACGTG GACCTACGTTCACAAATGTACAAAACCGAATCTTTCATTAGGAGCGGCTCTAATATCAATTCAGCATGGGCATCTCTTATAGTTGAAGAATGTGTCAGGCTTGGTCTCACG TACTTCTGTATAGCTCCAGGGTCAAGGTCATCCCCACTTGCACTTTCTGCCACAGGCCATCCTTTGACAACTTGCATATCATGTTATGACGAACGTTCACTTGGATTTCATGCTCTTGGCTATGGGAGAGGTTCTAGAAAGCCCGCAGTAGTAATTACATCATCAGGAACTGCTGTATCGAATCTTCTCCCTTCG GTGGTGGAGGCAAGTCAAGATTTCATACCCATTCTATTACTCACGGCTGATCGTCCTCCTGAGCTGCATGATGCTGGAGCCAACCAAGCAATTAATCAG GTCAATCATTTTGGTAACTTTgtaagatatttttttaatctccCTCCACCTGGTGATCAGATTTATGCCAGAATGGTTCTTACAACAGTTGATTCAGCAGCGTACAATGCAACACAAGCACCACAAGGTCCAGTGCATATAAACTGTGCTTTCAGAGAACCACTAGACCACAGCAGTCAAAATTGGAGTTTTGATTGTTTAAGAGGGTTGGACAGGTGGTTTAGAAATGATGAACCATATACTAGATACCTAGGAATGAAAATGGTCTCTGCATTTGGTAATTATTCTAGTTCTGTAGTAGAGGTTCTAGATATTATAAAGAAGGCAAAGCAAGGGCTTCTGTTGGTTGGAGCTATTCATACAGAAGATGACATGTGGGCTGTGGCTTTACTAGCTAGGCACCTCTCCTGGCCAGTTGCCGCTGACATTCTTTCTGGACTGCGAATGAGGAAAGTACTAAATTCATTTCCAGGACTTGCTAAGAGAATTTTGTTTATAGATCACATAGACCAAATTCTACTGTCAGATTCTGTCAAAAGCTGGTTAAATCCAGATGTTATCTTGCAG ATTGGAAGTCGCATTACTAGCAAGCGCGTGGAAATGTTCCTTGAGTCTTGCTTCCCATCTTCTTACATCTTGATTGATACACATCCGTGCCGCCATGATCCTTCACATGTTGTCACTCATAGAATCCAGACTAGTGTAGCTGAATTTGCTGCTAGTTTGTGCCAATTTAATTTACAAAGGAAGACAAGCAGATGGCAGGATATTTTGATGGTCCTGAATTCAGTG GTTTCACAGGAGATTATGTTTCATGTACATTCAGAGTTCTCACTTACAGAACCATATGTTGCTCATGTAATCGGAGAGGCACTTTATGGTGATGCTATCATGTTTATTGGGAATAGCATGGTCATTCGGGACTTGAACATGTTCGGGAAGAGCTGGCTTGACCACACCACCAACGGTGGTAATGCGATGATGCATAATTTTCCAGACTTTGTTGGTGCAACGGTGGCTGGGAACAGAGGAGCAAGTGGTATCGACGGTTTGCTTAGCACAGCAATTGGATTTGCTGTTGGatcaaacaagcat GTATTCTGTGTGGTTGGTGACATATCTTTTCTTCATGATACGAATGGATTGTCACTTCTCAACCAAAG GGCCCAGAGGAAACCCATGACTGTAATTGTAATCAACAACCACGGTGGTGCAATCTTCAGCCTTCTACCAGTTGCAAAAACTACTTCCCCCGAAATTTTGCAGAAATTCTTTTACACCTCACATGACATATCGATTTCCAAACTCTGTGCTGCACACAG GGTGAACCattttttagttcaaacaaaagcAGAACTTCATGATACCTTGGTGAAGACCCGTGCAGAACATGTTGATTGTGTGGTGGAAGTAGAGAACTGCATTGATGAAAATGCCAACTTCCATAG aaTTATAAGTATGTTTGCAGACAATACTGCAACCCACTATCTGGATTATCTTCTCAGAGATCCATATTCCTGGACTTCGAGTGATTTAGATGACATGCATATCAACAAAATTCATGCAATGGAATACATGTTGTACAG AATCCAGCTTTCTGCACCTCGTACTTCAGGGATTTCAGATAGCAGTTTTTTCCATGAAGGCTTTATTCTGAAGTTATGTATGGATGACAGCATTATTGGATTTGGTGAG GTTGCACCAATTGAAATTCATGAGGAAGAGATGATAGATGTTGAGGAGCAACTTAGGTTTCTCTTTCACAAAGTGAAAGATTGCGATCTAAATATTGTCCCTTTGTTGAGAGGGTCCTTCTCCAATTGGATATGGGAAAGCCTTGGGATTCCT CCTTCTTCGGTATTTCCAAGTGTTAAGTGTGGCCTGGAGATGGCCATTCTTAATTTGCTCGCGTCTCGGCAGAAGTGCAGATTATCTGAAATTCTTACTGGTCCGAACCCCTTACTAAGAGATCAAAGTTTGGTGGAATATAATCGGAACAGCTCTGAAAGCATACAAATCTGTGCACTCTTAGACTCCAATGATACTCCAATGGAGGTAGCACTTGCTGTGGCCAAACTTGTCGCTGAAGGCTTTACGACAGTGAAACTGAAG GTTGGGCGTCGTGAAAGTCCCACCGAAGATGCAGCTGTTATTCAAAAAATAAGAGAAGTTGTAgggtacaatatcaatattCGTGCTGATGCAAATCGGAAATGGACATATGAACAAGCAATTGAATTTGGATCCAGGGTTAAAAGCCTTTGTTTGCAATATATTGAG GAACCAGTGAGCTCTGTAAATGATCTCATCGCGTTCTGTGAAACCAGTGGCTTACCTGTTGCCTTAGATGAGAGTATTGACGGCCTTAAGGGGGATCCAATCCATAAGCTTCATCAATTTGTACATCCAGGAATAGTTGCTGTT GTTATAAAACCTAGTATTGTTGGCGGCTTTGAGAGTGCAGCTCATATAGCAAAATGGGCTCACATGCATGATAAGATGGCTGTCATCAGTAGTGCGTACGAGAGTTCTGTAGGTTTGGCAACCTATATACAGTTCGCATACTATGTCGACAGACAAAATGACCTAGTCTCCAGAATAAAGAAAAGTGATTCATGTGGAAGTGTGGCTCATGGGCTTGGAACATATCAATGGTTAAGAGAAGATGTATCAGAACAAAAGTTAAAAATCCACATTTCCCCGATTGGTGATGGAATGAGAGCTTCTGTACAAGATGCCAATGGCTATCTCCAGCACTTAAGTATAAACAATCAGAAGATAGAAAGAACATATAGTGAAGAAAAACTAAGGTCATATTCTATCCGAGTCGATGGGGATGATTTTTCTTATGTAGTTAGGCTTCAAGAGGCTGGCGATTGTACAAAT GATAAgattgttctttttcttcatggATTTCTTGGCACAAGTGAAGACTGGACTCCCATGATGAAAGCGCTCTCTCCCAGTGCACGGGTCATTTCTGTTGATCTTCCTGGGCATGGGAGGTCCCAAATTCTGCAGCATGATGGTGTAAATTCCAGTCAATTGTCTTTTACAATTCAATCAGTTGCAGATTTGTTGTTGAAGTTGATATGCAGGATAACTGATGGAGAGGTGGTTGTTGTTGGCTACTCAATGGGTGCAAGGATTGCGCTCCACATGGCACTAAATCAAAATAATAAG GTTAGTGGAGCTGTTTTGATATCGGGAAATCCTGGATTGAGACATGAAGTAAGTAGAAGACGCCGTGCTGCTATTGATAAATCAAGAGCTCAACTCCTGCTGTCTTATGGACTGGAATGTTTTCTCGAGACATGGTACTCCGGAAAAATGTGGGCCAG TCTAAGAGAACACCCACAATTTGATTCCCTAGTGAGGACACGAAGAAAACACGGTAACATCAAAGATCTATCTAAAGTTCTTGCTGACTCAAGCATAGGGATACAAAA GTCCCTGTGGGAAGACCTGAAACACATGGAGAGGCCTCTCCTCATCGTTGCAGGTGAGAAGGACCTAAAATTCAAAGAGATCGCGGGGCAAATGTGCAGGGAAATCAGAATGTGTGAGGAATGTGAAGCTGATTGTGGTAACAGGCAGGAGCTATGTGAAATGATCATTGTTCCGGAAAGTGGCCATGCCGTGCACGTTGAGAACCCTCTTTATCTAGTTAGAGCCGTGAGGAAGTTCTTGCTGAAGCTACTCTAA